The proteins below are encoded in one region of Podarcis raffonei isolate rPodRaf1 chromosome 8, rPodRaf1.pri, whole genome shotgun sequence:
- the LOC128418569 gene encoding FXYD domain-containing ion transport regulator 3-like, producing MKPTTMEILLLLLAAFPVLGANDPTDPNSPFYYDWYSLRVGGLIVAGVLCFLGIVILLSGKCKCKPKRKNSVHTMQKLPLAGETSEC from the exons ATGAAACCCACCACTATGGAGATCCTGCTGCTTCTCTTGGCTG CATTCCCTGTCCTGGGGGCCAATGATCCTACTG ATCCAAACAGCCCCTTTTATTACG aCTGGTACTCGCTGCGTGTTGGCGGTTTGATCGTTGCTGGTGTACTCTGTTTTCTGGGAATTGTTATCCTGCTGA GTGGAAAGTGCAAATGCAAACCTAAGAGGAAAAACAG CGTCCACACCATGCAAAAGCTCCCGCTTGCAG GAGAAACCAGTGAATGCTGA